ATGTGCACAGCAAACATGCATTTTAATGAAACCATGGAGGTAGGAAAGTCAGAATCGATTATATTAAtcatcagaaatattttatcagcAATTTTGTTTGGTCTATCAAGTTTCTTTTTCAAagagagttatttatttttaaaaattgtgtatatttatggtgtacaacatgatttAGTACATCAACACTTTCTATTGGTAAAAATGAATGTATCAGTCTCATAGTCCTCTGTGAAGTTCCTGGCTCCAAAAAACACAGAAGAGTCCTATAGTCATCCTGGTTACTAATAACTTCCTTTTATCCCCTTTGATGTATACCTCAAGAACCCCAAATTTAGCCTTGGGTAGCCCCAAATTCTCAGGCTGAGATTGTTTTGGGATCCTTTAACAGCTTCGAGTGGGCGTTGTGGCATGAGCTTTATGCCAATCCAGTCTAACTGTACAGActgggggagggtggaggaaCTCAAAATAACCTTATTCCTAGATGTCAACCCCAGGCTACCCTGATGACTGTCCCCACCTTGAGTCACTGCGTGGCACCTGCGTATGCCATCCTAGGAGGCCCTTGCTCACTGCTATCACACTTTCTTGACTTGTCCTTGGATCCTTTCCAGCTTTGGGTCATCACTTCTTCACCAGCCTTGCAACTGTGGGTATTTCAAATGATTCGCTATAGGCCTGAGGCAAATTTGCCATGCTCTTAGCTGAGCAGCCAGTTGTCACCTTGAGCCACAGGCTTGAGGTCACCATTGGTACTGCCACTTAAAAACTGAGATCTATGCTTCTGCTCTGGCCCCACGTTTTCTGCATAGACTTGTGTACACTTGCTCTTCTCTGCTGCATCTCAAAACCCTGAATTATTTGTCCATAGCGGGGCTGAGAAGTCCTGTTTTCTTATCATTACCCTATGGTACCTACCTGGAGTAAACTGCTCCATGTAGAAGTTCTGTGTGGAGGGCCTCTCATTCTGGAGACAGAGTCCAGACTTGCAGAGAGCTGCTCCAAAAGCAATACTGAGTGATTTTCACAGCCTTGTAGCTTGGCTGGGGGAAGGGTGGAGCAGAAGCACTGCTGCCGATTCCAGTTCAGCTTACGGGAGGCAAGCCTCCTGTTCTCCCCTGGGAATCTTGGGTGGATACTGTGCAGGCTGTTATGCATCACACTTATTTTACCCTTAACAGTATAGCTTGGAGATCGTGCCACATGAGGGCACGTCAAACTCTCTCATATTTTTAGAGACTAAAATTGATTTATTTAGCAATTTCCTTATTGAGAAATGTCCAAACTTTCGATCACAGACAGTTACATCAAATGTCCCTGCACACAGGCTATTTCACCCACGTGCCAATAAAtctttctcagaaagtttctcaGAAACTTTCAGTTGACACAATTAAGTAAAATGAAGAAGCAAAGATGCTGTGGTATTCATAGCAGAAAGGCCATGGGACCAGgaatcagaagacctgggttcaagtctcaGCTGTACTATTTTGTGAGATTTGGACTAAACAACTTGTCTGAAGCTCAATTTCCTCataagtaaaatggaaataaaatcccTTGCTTTGCTTTACTTATAAGGGTTTTATGACCATTAGATCTCCAAACACTCCCCCCCTtactccctcctctcctcttttgcttccttcctccctcctttctttctcaccCAGTGTTCTTTCTACTCTTCCACAACTTTAGGAAAATTCAATTTTTCATCTTCCAGAACCTACTTAGTAGCATACCCCAAAGGAGCTCTGCTCCCTTTTTGGGGTCTCTGGTGTGGGATGGGCCCACGTGCTGTCACTGTAGCTCTTATCCATTTTCAGTAGGCCCAGAGGGACTAGACTGCCTTGAGACGGGTCTAATATGCTCACCTGAGAATGGTCGAAGGGGTGAGTTGGTGTCTGAAAACATTTCAGCAGGCAACATTCTTTGCTCCAGAAATTCTAGCAGATCCTCTTGCACTTGAAacaaatgtgattatttttatttcaagggCAATCGTTGGAACTCTAATGAGCAATTTTCATACCATTGAAAAACTAATATAGGACATAATGACTCGGAGTTTGCATGTCATGGGGACAGGACTTGGGAAAGACTTTCAGTATTTCTAAATTGGAGTGGCCCAAATCTCCCTGGTCCTCTCCATTTCACTTACACTGGGTGGGAGAGAGTGACTTCAACTAAGGATTTGAAAGGAATGAAGCCCCCTTTGGGCAAAACTGTCAGTTGGGAGGTCATTAcgtttcttttttcagtttttgagacggagtcttgctcggtcacccgggctggagtgcagtggtgcaatcttggctcactgtaaccttcgcctcccaggttcaagcaattcttctgcctcagcctccagagtagctgggactacaggtgcgcaccaccacacctggctaatttttatatttttagtagagacggggttttaccatgttggtcaggttggtttcaaactcctgacctcaagtgatctgcctccctcggcctcccaaagtgctgggattacaggcgtgagccagcactcCCGGCCTGGTAATTACTTTTCATAGGAGAGCCCTCAtcctgctttatttatttcatgATTAACCCCTTAGAGATTTGACTTAACAGTGACAGAGcagttttagaaattattatgGAACTAGGTACTTTGCTAGCCAGTATTGTTATATAAATGGATAAGATGCACTGTAGTTCCCCTTAATCAGCAGacaatatgttccaagacccccagtgggtgCCTGAAACCAGGGATAGTACCAAACTCTATGTATACTATGTTTTTGCAATCTGATAACTGAGCTGGCAAAGTGAGGAACCAGTGGGTAGCATAGACAGCTTGAAAACATAGGACAAGGGGATGAGTCATGTCCCTGGTGGGACAGAGTGGAACGGCGTGAGATTTTACACTACTCAGACTGGTGTGCATGAAAATTCCAGCATAAAGATAGAAACGTAACTGGAATTTTCATGTACACCGTTCTGAGTGTAATTTTGTTCCACTGTGTGGAAGTTTGTTTCACACACACCATTCTCAGTGGAATTATTATTTATGTCTGGAATTTTCCATGTACTATTTTTGGATTATTGTTGACTGTGAGTAACAAAcagcagaaagtaaaaatatggGTAAGGGGGTACTATTGTAGTTTCTTTCCAGAAACAGTTTATTGTTCAGTGgagaagaaagacagacagacagaaaatttgttgttgttttttccccaGAACAAATCCACTCAATATTAACAATAAAGCATTAAAATACTCCCGGTAGTCTGGGCAATACTGGTAACTACTTGTTCCTAGAGTTTTCAAGTTCTAGAAAGGGGAATATATCAAACCTTGTTGCTTAGCAGCTAACATGAATTGTGCAACTAATCATTTCCATATTCATTCAGCATCAGAATATGAATTACCAGGCACCAGAGATACAAATCCTTGCCCTTAAACACCTTCTAACAGCAAGGTGGAAATTGTAGCATCACAGACTCATGTGGAAGACTGCATGCTTGTCTGTATGGTAGAGTGTCCTGTGTCGAGATCAACAAGGCTGCAAGgttgggaaatatttttcttgtaaagaAATGTTGCTTATAatggtatttgttttgtttaaagtttGACCTAAGCTGTGACGATAACTCATTTGGGTCACTCAGCTTTGAGATAACAAAGATCTCTTGTGTTTATCTTTTACCATTCgggaaaattttctaaaagattTCATCTGTCTGGAAAATGACACATTGAGAAGGTAGAGCTATACACTGAGTGAAAACAGAGCTTGAAAGTTTTTGACAAGTGGAGAGCCCTAATTATACATACATGAATAAGGATCTTGTTTATCATAAAGaggaatgttttgtttgtttaaggaaGACAACGTGTCTTTCTTAAAACTGCCACTTCAGTGAGAGTATTAGATTGGCATTTGGTAGGAACAAGAAGTAGCAGAGTTAATTCGGTTGTCACAATTCTCTCTCACCAACATAATTAATATTGTAATAAATGAAAAACCGTTTcgtagaattttttttaaaggcataattAACATTAGAAACCTTAGTTGTGACTAAGCGGTGACTTATACAACTCATAACCATTTTGACTGAATTGACAATGATAACATAGATGAATACAAGCTAAATCTTGCAACTTTTGTTGAGGTACataggatcaggaaaaataacctcCATATAATGAGGAAGTAGAATGATGCCTGGGGTTTGTGCTCTTTGAAGTCACAAAAGAAGTCACAGCAAGATTAGGAATATCTCAAGATCTCCTAAACTCCAGCTCAGTGCATCCCCATATCCACATACTTCGTATAATCACCAAGTGATTATTTGAGCAGTTATTTGGCTCTAGAtagaaatggaatttttattGTCACAATTCATTTAAATGGTATTGACTTTGGGTGGCGAACAAGCTGGGAGCAGACCAGCTTGATAGTGTGCTTCAGGCAATGATGTCAGCAGTTGCgtgttaaacaaataaattagagaTTCCTTTAATGCCAAGTTACACAATCAGAAAGACAACAAtctgtttccatttgctttttaCAACGTTTGTGTAACTTCAGGGCAAAACTTAGAGCAAGTCCACTGGCAAACCTGGGGGGCGGCGGCTAGTGATTATTTTCTAACATGGCAGATAAATGAGACAAACGCTCCGGACCATAAGTCCCTGAGCCTGGCAGTGGAATGTTCCCCACCCACAGACCATACTCCTGGTGCGCCTGACTTCTCAGCTGTTCAGGGCTGTTTCCTGGGCAGGCTGCAGTCTGCCCTGGCCTGTCTCTGGAGTGCTGGGCAGCCATGCCTGCAGGCCCCATTACAGCACACAGCCAACTGGCCCAGGTAGGGCTGCCTCACTCCCCGGCAAGGGGGCCCGGCTGGAGCTCGAGGAGATGCTGGTCCCCAGGAAGATGTCCATCAGCCCCCTGAAGAGCTGGCTTACAGCCCGCTGCCTCCTGCCCAGACTGGATGCCCAGACCCCAGGGACTGCGGCTCCAGCCCAATTCTGTGAGTGTCTCCCTAGCCAGACGGGGGAAGGGGCCAAACAGGAGGATGAGAAGGCCTGGGATACACCTCAGATTCAGCGCAAAAACGTGCTGAAGACCCGCCGGCGGAAGATGAACCACCACAAACACCGGAAGCGGTGAGGCCGCTGTTCCTGCGGAACGGAAGTCAATCAAGCTCAAGAGAGACCCGAGGAGCATCTGGGTGAAGGCGGGTCTGAAGGAAACCCCCGGAGGCTGGTAGACCCCCAAGATCTACCTGAGGGGCAGGTGAGTCTGGTACCTCCCTTCCCGCCCCGCTGGTGATCCATGGTAATAAGTGCTCAGAGGACTCagctgttaaaataaataaataaataaacaaaaataaattaaaaaaaaaaagagaaatgttgaGAAAAACTTCCAGCCTATTTCTTCAACCACCAGGAAGTGTGTGAGGTGAACAGTTGGTTGTAGGGCAAAGGCTGTAAGAATCTTCATTCAAGGGACCAGTCCCCACTGACACCTGCCTCCAGATTGCAACAATTCCCTATGAAGTGTGCATTCAGCTGTATGCTATTTAGCGCTGTGTTAATTATTATTGTTGGTAATAACAACTATCGTCTATTgaggggctttttaaaaattttttattttaggtttgggggtacaagtGATGTTCCATAGGTAAACAGGTGTCacagggtttgttgtacagattatttcatcacccaggtattaagcccagtacccaatagttaccttttctgcCCCTCTcgctcctcccacccttcacacTCAAGTAGACCCCAATATCTGTCgtttccttctttgtattcataagttcttatcatttagctctcacttataagtgagaatatgtggtatttggtttcctgttcctgcattagtttgctaaggataatggcctccagctccatccatgtttccacaaaagacatgatctcattctttttaatggctgcgttgtattccatggtgtatatgtaccacattttctttatccagtctatcattgatgggcatttaggttgattccatgtctttgctattgtgaatagtgctgcaatgaacatgcgcgtgcatgtgtctttatagt
This window of the Nomascus leucogenys isolate Asia chromosome 6, Asia_NLE_v1, whole genome shotgun sequence genome carries:
- the LOC100604435 gene encoding LOW QUALITY PROTEIN: aurora kinase A-interacting protein (The sequence of the model RefSeq protein was modified relative to this genomic sequence to represent the inferred CDS: deleted 1 base in 1 codon; substituted 2 bases at 2 genomic stop codons), encoding MPENQQGPKGAYPWGTSNSNAETGNPCEHPISRQGQKSEISMICEAEQPTTCAFDTILLVRLTSQLFRAVSWAGCSLPWPVSGVLGSHACRPHYSTQPTGPGRAASLPGKGARLELEEMLVPRKMSISPLKSWLTARCLLPRLDAQTPGTAAPAQFCECLPSQTGEGAKQEDEKAWDTPQIQRKNVLKTRRRKMNHHKHRKRXGRVPAERKSIKLKRDPRSIWVKAGLKETPGGWXTPKIYLRGR